The genomic DNA CTCGGCGTGGTGAGGGAGTTATTCGTCCAGATTGATCCTCCTCGGAGCTGTGAATGTGTCGGCACCGTGGATATTGGCACAGGTCTGTCCATCTGTGTGCCGTGTCTCCCAGACATGGCCACGAGTTTGAGTCCCCACATAGTGAAACGTTCTTCCGCGCGGGAGACATCCGCCGATGTACTATACTCCATCATGAGCTACACTCAATCATGGCGTCGCGACACAACTCCTGCCTAACTGCCAGGCAACCAGCGCCCGCGAATTCCTAGTGAACTGTTTCGACGTCGGGGTTTACGCTGTATCACCTGCAAAAAGAGCTCCTCCATATATTTCTGACTCCACTGCAAGTAGAGTTGCAAGGGCCTCCCAAGAAACGAATAGTTTGCGGCGTTCATCAGGTTGCACAGAATGAtgtttttgtcttctgtTATAGACCGGGGAAATTCAGCTTGCTGCATCTTCGTCTTCAGGAGCGATAAACAAGCTGTCTGGTTCTgacggaaacagaggaagaacgccCGCCCCTTCGGGTTTTGTTTGCGCCTCCAAACAGGTCGTGGTTCCAAGACCTGGGACCGCTAAGAAGTGTCTTAAAGGTTCCTAATTCGTCGAGTCTACGGGGTCGCCCCAAATCAGTCTTGCATGTCACAAGTGACGGACGTTCTCGCCGGTATCCCTTCGTCTGGTGTTCCCTTTAGAGAAATCGGTTTGACTCACGCACCTACCTACAACTCCGCATGTGTCTCTCTGAATAACAAAGGCCCATCTTGCGTTGCGTAGACACAGAGCGTGGTGTACTGCCTCTATATGGTTTCATGTAAAGTATCAGCGAGTCGTTTGCTTTTCATCTTTTGCGCACCGTTCTTGTACTCCCTCGCTATTTTAGAGCAGCGTTGCTTCGGGATGTTGTGCTCTGGCGTGATCTCACGATACTCACCGAGCGGCTGCCCGACTGAGCAAGCTGAATAATGATTTTCCTCAGGGCTATGTACTGATCTTCAGGAAGAGCCTGGATAGATATTGGAAACACAGTAAAAGACAGTATCGCCCGTGTCGTCTCCTCGGCAAGGTAACCTTTCACCGGACCTCATTGGTGTGCAGCCGAAACACGGTCACCAACGCTTGGGGTGACTCCAGCTTTGAGGCTCCATCTGAGGCCGTCATCTGTAAATCGTCTCCACGAGAACAAccctttttcctgtctttctggGGAAGGACGTGGGAGCGCGTGTGACGCAGTGCTCGGTATTGTCTGATAAAGTGTGCCCCCTTCTGCTCAGCggctgtcttctgcctctgtgaGCAGCACGACGCCAGAAACGTCGGATCCCCTCGTTGGGTTCTCGGCACTGTATCCGGAAACCAtcgtcctttcctcctgcactgcgcgaaggccgaggcagTACCGTGGCGTCTGTATTTGCCGATGCTCAAGCACGTTCGCCTCGTTTTTTTACGCAAGCAGTCACCACTCGCGAAAAACCTAATGCTCTGTTTGCAAGGCCGCAACTCGCCTCTCAGTGCGTGTTGGGAAAGCGCTGGTGCGCAAATCAACTGTTTCGCGGGCCATGAACTGTCGGGTCCCATCTCCGTCCACTAACCAGCAAAGGATCGTTGTCTCCGAGCCTCTGCATCAGGCTGAAGGCCGCGGCAACGTGGTGGTGTTCCAGCACGTTTCTGTCGTTGTATCTGGCGGGCAGAGCGACACCACAAACTTTAGAGGAGGCATGTTGTCGTACTTGGTTTGGTGTTCCATTGCCTAGTGCTGATCCTGTCGCGCGCATCTTTTCTGGGTCCCTTTGTCTTTTTGCGCGCATCAAATGCATATACCTTGGCCATGAACCCTACGAGCCCCCAGAGCCAACGAAGGATTCATCGAGTGCACTCCCTGTCTCGTGGCATGCAGGCTGatccgcagagagagacgtgggtagctttctcctctgagactgcccccccccccgggTTTACCTAATGGCTATCGCGTGCTGCGTTTTGATCAGAAAGGCAGACGAGAAGCCTGGATGCTGGTAGTCCCAGACAACGGCCGCGAGGAGTGCAGCCAGAATTTCCCTGGAATTGAAAAAGCCTTTGATTTGCGtgtcgaagaaggcgaggaagagatgcATCGCCTGTAGGACTTCTGCCGACCGAATCGCGTTGTGGAAAGGTGTTGTAGAAAACGACGTCTTCTCGAGCTCTATTGCGAACCGAAGCATGTTCTCGATCTTGAGATTGAAGAGTGAGCACACTTCCTGAAGATAATGGACGCAAACCTGTCACACAACTTCGGGGTAGGAagccggcgagagaagcggctcgcagccgctctctcgtcccaAACACAACGCTCGGACGCTTTGTCGAGGCTTCCCGGTGCTATTTGGACGGTggcggcgtcggcgctcGAGGTGAAGTGGGCCTACAACCAGTGTGTACATTCATCCCTCCGCCTACGAAACTTGAGGAAATCAGAACCCCCCGAGCTTCGTGAATAGACACACATATACGAAAACTTAGATGTTTGCTGACGTACATGTAGAGAATTCATTGTTCATTGGATGGGCAATGCTTTATCAGCTGCGCAAGAGTGCACACCTGCCAAGGTTACCTGGTGTTGAAGGCAGCGAACGAAGAGCTTTGGCAGAGCTACTTGCCCAGCAATCTGTGAAAGCGTCGAAGCAGGACGCCTAGGAACCGTCTAAATAAAGACGCGCTTCAGTCCGGCGAGCGTCTCCAATTCAGGTTCTCCATTGTCACCATTTTGGACGGTATCGTGATGGAGTGAGTTCACGTGAATGCGACACGGTTGCGTCCTGGCATTTCTATCAGCTCAGATCTACAAGCGTAGGTCGCCTGAGGCAGTACTCCCACCGATGATGCTACGGGAGGCGTTCCCGGCACCACGCGTTTGTGGAGAATTCTGTGTAGGTGCTCGACGCCTGCAGATGGTTCCTGCGCTTCCGAGTCCATGGACCTACTGCAGATGGTCTTTCCACAGACAGTGAAGCCGGGAACACGATGTCGCAGATCAACTCTTGGGTGCCCGTGATGCGTTTCTACTTTCCACTGTACCGTATCAGGGGAACTGCGGATTCCCGTGAGTGCTCGTGGGCATTCTTTTCAGGTGCTCGTGGGGTGAGTCGTCGCCGTTCGCGTTTCGGATTCAGCTGGACCTCTATCGTAGAGCCGTTGCCACGCTTGCTCACCATATGGAATCTGAAGACGTCGAAATTCCACGTGATCAAGTTATTTGCTAAGTATCCCTCGATTGCCTAAGCAAATCGCAAAAGCACACATCCCGATCAGGAGACGACCGAAAGGTATTCTAaccagaaagaaggcgcgtTAGCAAGTCTTGCACTTTTTCTGTACAAATGGGGCACACCAGAATCGTTTCCGAGGTCCAGGGCGTTTGCCGTTACCTGCCGGCTCAGGATCGTCCATGAATCAGGCCGCGGCTTTCTGTTCCAGCAAGGCGGCATAAAGCGCCAAAGAAAGCCCcaccctcgttttctccccgtAGTGTTAAACGGCTGCCACTGGCCGTCCTCGCGTCGGGGTTGAGGCATCGGGGTTGAGGCACGAGTGCTACTTGTCTGTATACGGCAGAAGCCTTTTGTGCACCTGGAGCACCTGGGTGTGCATCTACAACGAAAGGCAGAGGGAGGAGCATCCCCCAGCGGGCGATTTtaaaaagaagagagacggtggAAAGTGCAGTGTTGAAGCGTGGGCAAAGTCAGCATTTTTTCCGGTTTCAACTGATATGGCGGGCTCAGCGAGGCTTCCCAGACACCGGTGTTTCTGCAGTTGCTTGCTGGGGACGCTGACATGATCTAGGGAAACGTCGATCCCGTACTCCAGCTGGAGTACAGCCGGCATATCTGTCTCGGTGTCGCCGCCCTGAAAGAAGTGGAAAAGcagcaaaggagagaggggcagAAAGGCAGTTGACCGTGGGGCACAGGAAGCGGGGAAGATACGCTTTTCAGGAGCCAAACGTACCAACGCGCGCGAAACTgcgaggaaaaacaaggTGTAGCGGGACAACAGCAGGAGCGTGAGACACGTCATGCCTACGgggcgacgcaggaagaaacgcgcgcaaTCAGTGCGGTGATGGGAAGCCGGTGAGTCGAGAACCTGGTgcgccgaggcgaggaggaaatcATCCAAGGACTGGCTGAAGGGCGATGGACGCTTCGGCGCGGCCCTACGTGGCATTCGCAGTTCTCGAGCTCTAATTCCCGTCCCCCCGTTTTCCAGCGGCGCATTTTCCGGCCCGTACAAAAaaacaggcgacgcgcgagagaacgggTGTTTACCGTCGTCATTTGCTTCACTCTCTCCAAAAGGATATTCTCCATGTCGTCGGCCATCTGGTTGGCGCTTTGGGGCTTGGCGGATGCAGGCAGGGACGACGGAACGCAGAGCAAAGACCTTGCGTCGACCGTCGTTCACGTATCGAAGTTAGGAAAGGAAGAGTCAGAaggcgttttcttttccccctccaTAAGGGTAGCCCACCCAGTCAACTTCCTTGAAGCGTGCACAGACAGCTCTTCAACTGTCTCGATATTCGGTACACAGGAAAGATCACACATGCCCCCATTTTAGTCCGAATCTCTGCTGGGCCGACGGACAGGCCTTGGCCTGGCGACTTCCTAGAACATAGCGCCGATGCGAAGTAGCCTTAGTGTCCTAGGATATTGTTTTTCGCTGTCAAAACTTCCAATCCGCAGTATAAACTCCCTAAGACAAGGCGTTTTGGAGAAGCGTAGGAATCCCAGCTCATACTTGGTAGCAGAGAGCCTACTTGTTATCTGACCTTATTCGGCAATGTTTTATACCTGAGTCGACGTGATCGAGATCCAAGCTTGCACATGGCTGtcagtcttcttcttctcctccgttctGGGAAGCAAAATGTACACCGCATATCTGCGCTCGTGTCTAGCGGTGCGGTATCTGTCTTGCTGAGGTATTCTGTTGGTGACAGGGCGATGCCGAGAAACGCAGTGGGGACCCgcacagaggcagaaacggaagCACCACAGCTTACCCCATCTCGTAGAGTTTCCCCGAGGTAATCGTTTGGATAAGCCATTTCAgactgtctttctctcgagttGTCAACTCCTGGAGAGCGCCCAAAACCACACCACATTCAACCGGTGTCCTAACTTGCTCACACAATCGTCCTTCCCGTCAACCACAAGCAGCAGACGGCAACGATCTGCGCGCCCGCCGACACGCAGCTGTCTCCAGACTCAAAATATCATCCTCGCAtcattctctctccctcactatatatttatacacaatatatatatatatatatatgcagatgtatagatatatatatctgcgtGATCAAGGGTCACATCCATAGGCTTTCGCGAGATACACACGTAAGATGACCGGGCGTTTTAGTTCCTCCCGCCTCGCAGGATGCATCTGAAGGGCGGGCCTTGGGTCTTTCCTCAGCATGAAGAGCGGTGGAGCCGCATGACCACTTCGGTTCGCTTCGATATCCTTTGCCTGGGAGTCTGTGCGGAtgctgccgcctctccgccgttGCGCATCCTTACACCACAGATTGGATAACACTGCGGACGCTAGTGCCGTTGTGGCGGCACTGATGCCTCCTGTGCACATCTTTAACGCAAAAAGTGGACGAACCTCAATCTCAAGTGCCTTGTTGAGCACAGCAATGATGCGCTCAACTCTGTTGGTAAAAACCTCTTTCTTGCCGATCGCTAAGGATCCTGACGGCGGCCGATGGAGCCGATACAGGCGGACGAGGCGCATAATAAATAGGACCTACACAGGCAGACGCATGCCGCCCTCGATCGTCTCGGTATAGAGCAGCACAACCCCACAACGCGCGTGCCTCCAGTcggcagaaggaaaaaggatcGAAATGCGCATATTTGGATCAGGCATGTCGCGTTTTATCCTTGGATTGatatacatccatatatTTATAGAGTTAATTGTATCTCCATAAAGGTTTCATATGCGCAAGTCACCCTATGTGTATATAGACATACGTATAGGGTCGTGGTGGactccagagaagaggcgcttATCGACACCTCTGTACGCAGCTTTGttggcgcgcctctctctctcacttgCTATATACATtgatatatatgtatatatgcatatacatatatatatatatatatacatatgcatatacatatatatatatatatatatatatatgcatatacatatacatatatatatgtatacatgaaTTGGCCTTTTTTGTGAATGCTACAGTTATCTGATCTGGAACCGGGTCATGTGGCAAATGCTTTCGTGGACATCAAGCTCGGGCCTGCTTCGCACTGAGCGCCTGAAGCGTCTTTCAGTTCGCGTACATTGCCAATGCCTTTGTTGATGTGGACAAAGAACCCGACGATGCGGATGCTGAAGCCGAAGCCGACAAGGAAAAAATCGATGCAGTTGATGGGGTCAGAAAAGTAAATCTTGAAGCCGTCAGCGGCAATTCGGAGACAAATTTCAATGATGAACAGGATCAAAATGATGAAGTCGACAACCTCCAGGATGCGGTCAGCctgaaggaggaaaagagaagacagcacgCGCGCTGCGCGGATTTTCTGCAACCTAcatcttcttccgccttcctgTGCCGCCACAACACTTTGGACGGCCCCACCCAGTCTCCGATCGCCGCCTTGCCTTCTCCCTGCGCCGCCTGTTCTTCTAGAATTTCTCAAGAGTTCGGCCAACGAGAGAGACTTCGCTTGCCGAGATGTGGGTATATGCCCAGACGAGGTCCACCCAAGCGCTTTTGCGGGCATGCGGAGTGGCGTTCGCGCGCAGAAGAGGTGCGGAAAtacgcgagagacgagcagaTGCAGATGGAAcccttgtctctttccacgAACCTGGTTGAGAAAGTCGGTCTGATTGTAGTAAAATTGACAAAGAATCATGCGGCACGTGAGGTCGATTACCATCCAGCCGAGGAGAATGGTGAAGAACATCTCGAATCCATTGTAGTTGACAATCTTCCTTGTCCCCTTTTTGATTTTCACAAGAACTGGCGACGGATGAATTTTGTACTGGAATCTGCTCTCGTCCGGAACCTGCCGCCCACAGCGGCGGAGCATGGCATACCTTACAAAGGACAAGGAAATCCGAAAACATCCAACCAGGAAGACACTTCTCCActcttctgttttccgcacttgcaaaaaaaaacaggaaccCCATTCCGCGTATACTCCTCGACAAAACGTATCATACAACTTGTATGCGCTTATCTGCACCTACTGTCGGACGCCTAcacataatatatatatatatatatatatatacatatatacatatatacatatatatacatatatacatatatatacatatacatatatatatatatatacatatatacatatatacatatatacatatatatatacatatatacatatatacatatatacatatatatatacatatatatatatacatatatatatatatatatatatatatatttgatGCTGCGTGTGGGTATTTTTGCACGTGTAGTGTTGTCGTTGCAAGCATCAGTGCGACGTTCTCCGAAGTTGATCTTTATTCACGAGAGGCACCGAGAGAGATTTTTCTCAGAGCGCATCTTTCGATGGGTTTTTTGATGGCTTTCCTCGGTGTTGGCTTGGATGGCCACGTTGCGCCCCCTCCCCCTCCAAAAGGCTCCACAGTACCAAATGAGCACATTGAATAGGAAGCCGAAGAACTGGTCGACGAGGATGACGAGCACAAAGGACGTCCAGAGAGTGCCTTGTCGCGCGATGTTGGCGTCCAATCCGAATATCCTGAGAAGCGGCGCGACAGTCCACAGGCGTGCGCATTCGCTTCGTTCCCGGCGAATGGCCTTCCCATCGCGGTTCGTGTTAGAGACAACCTCCCAACACGAGCGCGGGGCTTACCTTGACATGGATGCGaccaagaagaagaacgaggaaacgatGATTGCCGTCGATATAACTTGCAGTCCACACTTGGATGCGACGCGGCCGAGATTTTGAGGATCCGAATCGTCGATCGACATCGCCCAAACGATAAAGGCGTCGAGCACGAGATTCCAGACTGCCCTGTGTGGCGACGGAAGTTAAAGAACGCACAAGTCGAATTGGGCTTTTAAGGCGTTACCGGACCTATCTTGCAGGCCGGGAAAACTTCTCCGGAGAATTCTAATGCGGCGTGAAGCTCTCAGGCCAGGAAGCAGTCTAGTCCTGCAGCTTGTGCGAGCGgcaggagaaggcgacgagcaAGGTATCCTCATCCAAAACACCGAAATGTGTCAGAGTGAGCTGGGGTTCTCACTAGAGGGCCAAGCTGTCTAAAATgctacatgcatatatatatatatatatatatatatatatatatgaatgtggGGGTGAATACTTAGGTATGTACATCGATGGGCATTTTTGTACATCCTTCGAAAGGAGTGGGGCGTGCGAGGTAGCATTTTGTGGTTTACAGGCAAAGAGTTCGAAACCGGGTCATGGGACCGAGAAGACCTCGGAGGGATGCGAAACGTACCCGAGAGCGACGGTGATGAGGACGCGAACGATGTCAAAACAAAAGAGGGTGTCTGCATGCCCAGATAGGAAATCCAGAGGGGAAACCTAACTTTAGTGCCAACCCGTTTCGAGCGCCCCTGACCGATTACCTTGTCGAAGTGTTTGGGCGATAGAAATGGATTGCCAGGCCCCGGCCAACGATTCAAACCCGACGGAAACGATCGGACTCGATGCTTGCCGCGGCACTTACACACATGTGTTTGGGCCGAAAGGCCTCAAGAAACGACGTCTAGACTCTCCCGCATCCACCTGTCTTCTAGAAGAGCAGTCGTGGTTTCTAGGAGTGAGGGTACCCTAGATGTACCTGCGACACAAATCTCTGGACGTATGCAAGAGGTACTGGTCTCGAATAATCTCTTTTTGACTAAAACGTTGTCGCAGTGCCGCAAGGCGCGCCGTGCAGCTCTATGTACTGAAAAGCAGAAGAGCTCTGTGCCAATATAAatttgtctctgcttttgaACGTTGAGCGGCTGCCCAGAGGTGCTGCGTTCCCATAGATCTACTGCCGGTGTCGAGTAGTTAAAAACAACCTGCCAGTCCCTTTTAATGACCGAAAAAACACAATGGGTTCCATAGAGTATGACGGAGGAAATATCAACGCCAAATCTCCGACTGAAATATGCACCTGTTCTACATGCGTGCCGTTATGGCTTACCTCCGATACATACTTGGTAAGGAAGCGTCACGGGTTGACATTCGTCTGTCGGTTCGACACACAAAAGCGATGGAGGCTCGCTCGACTTGCACTGAAAAAAAATGAAGATGAGAGGTGGCCACGCTCTAGGGTGGCGATGaaaagacggcagagagTCTTAACGTATGCAGGATTCGTCTCTTTTGAAAGCCTCCCGGAGTAGCCGCGTAAACCGCCATTCGGTCGCAGGTGGAAGCGTCTTGCGTCTTTTCGGGACAACTGGAAATCGTACGAAGGATTTTCTCCTGCCAAATGGCCTTTCTTCAGGTTATTCCTCCACTTTTCTTTGACCTCAGTGGATCGGAGTTCCGCCCCAAAGGCGTTCACACATTTAGGCATGCCAGAACGGTTAGCTGTCCTTGTCCCCGCACTCAACCGGAACTTCCGTGTCCCTTGTAAACTGTTCTACAACTCACTGGGGGGCGGGTGTCCTCGGGCGAAGAGCCCGCCGGTGCCATCTGCAACCAGTCTGTGCCGGAGTCGAAGACGACTGGAGTCCCGTCGGTCAGCTT from Neospora caninum Liverpool complete genome, chromosome VIII includes the following:
- a CDS encoding putative cAMP-specific phosphodiesterase encodes the protein MWFYSYLRHPNDVPSLRTHTRSSNIFLRLGPQYYLPEDERKSLFVRTCHLLYYLASLLFLTTLTTYTDIKIPSNPSTTTELLSQLFPFNSIDDCNERLSCKVNCVLYAFPDLDCAKDDSGRLTFGGNLYSSLYFYEYPGKDVPLQKEARTAWERCYTVMRETTGRLQYLQKDRETVERTHTCFAGCKTTTEVTFTQKLTDGTPVVFDSGTDWLQMAPAGSSPEDTRPPCKSSEPPSLLCVEPTDECQPVTLPYQVCIGDTLFCFDIVRVLITVALGAVWNLVLDAFIVWAMSIDDSDPQNLGRVASKCGLQVISTAIIVSSFFFLVASMSRIFGLDANIARQGTLWTSFVLVILVDQFFGFLFNVLIWYAMLRRCGRQVPDESRFQYKIHPSPVLVKIKKGTRKIVNYNGFEMFFTILLGWMVIDLTCRMILCQFYYNQTDFLNQADRILEVVDFIILILFIIEICLRIAADGFKIYFSDPINCIDFFLVGFGFSIRIVGFFVHINKGIGNVLFIMRLVRLYRLHRPPSGSLAIGKKEVFTNRVERIIAVLNKALEIEELTTREKDSLKWLIQTITSGKLYEMGSLLCVPSSLPASAKPQSANQMADDMENILLERVKQMTTGGDTETDMPAVLQLEYGIDVSLDHAIEGYLANNLITWNFDVFRFHMEVCSLFNLKIENMLRFAIELEKTSFSTTPFHNAIRSAEVLQAMHLFLAFFDTQIKGFFNSREILAALLAAVVWDYQHPGFSSAFLIKTQHAIAIRYNDRNVLEHHHVAAAFSLMQRLGDNDPLLALPEDQYIALRKIIIQLAQSGSRSGDRELELDMPISKNCDRHAASEAVVQLGLIDGWAIPIYTTLAQTLPKLNAIVVSHLRRNRLHWLDEQQEEDKSKEKPGKAIPAKRYSKSKQGSTEGTGNGEVSKPGGPTVETAEGTLSSPELRTNANPLLEAD